A single genomic interval of Adhaeribacter pallidiroseus harbors:
- a CDS encoding sialate O-acetylesterase translates to MKQLFLLLVIYTLVSGKLQEDLNRTRYFPKVAVLVKALPKKENTWVFILAGQSNMAGRGQVEPQDTVPDSRILTINKQNQVILAKEPLHFYEPPLTGLDCGLAFGKTLIKQVPANVTILLVPTAVGGSSISQWLGDSTHRQVPLLTNFKEKVAAAQKLGTIQGILWHQGESDANAPGIPLYQNRLNQLFTQLRIITQNKNLPIVAGALGSFSRDPKNWQKINEQILNYTKKDTYFRVVPTADLHHKGDSIHFDSEGQRALGERLAQAYLKFKKTGSAK, encoded by the coding sequence ATGAAGCAGCTCTTTTTACTTCTGGTAATATATACCTTGGTTTCCGGTAAATTGCAGGAAGATCTGAACCGAACCCGGTACTTTCCTAAAGTTGCGGTGTTGGTTAAAGCATTGCCCAAAAAAGAAAATACCTGGGTTTTTATTCTGGCCGGTCAATCCAATATGGCGGGTCGCGGGCAAGTAGAACCACAAGATACTGTTCCTGATTCCAGAATACTAACCATTAATAAACAGAATCAGGTAATTTTGGCGAAAGAGCCGCTGCACTTCTACGAACCTCCCTTAACCGGATTAGATTGTGGGCTAGCTTTTGGTAAAACCTTAATCAAGCAAGTTCCCGCTAACGTAACCATTTTGTTAGTGCCCACGGCCGTGGGGGGCAGTTCTATCAGCCAGTGGCTCGGCGATTCCACGCACCGCCAGGTTCCTTTACTAACTAACTTTAAAGAAAAAGTGGCCGCAGCGCAGAAGCTCGGTACCATTCAGGGAATTTTGTGGCACCAAGGCGAAAGCGACGCCAACGCCCCGGGCATTCCGCTTTACCAAAACCGATTAAACCAGCTGTTTACGCAACTAAGGATAATTACTCAAAACAAAAACTTACCGATAGTGGCGGGCGCGTTAGGTTCTTTCTCGCGGGATCCAAAGAACTGGCAAAAAATCAACGAGCAAATTTTAAATTACACCAAAAAAGATACATATTTTCGCGTGGTTCCTACCGCCGATTTACATCATAAAGGAGATAGCATCCACTTTGATTCTGAAGGACAAAGAGCACTGGGCGAAAGATTGGCGCAAGCCTACCTGAAATTTAAAAAAACAGGTTCGGCTAAATAG
- a CDS encoding bifunctional 3,4-dihydroxy-2-butanone-4-phosphate synthase/GTP cyclohydrolase II — protein MFHTIEEAVADIKAGKIVIVVDDEDRENEGDFICAARAITPEIVNFMATHGRGLICVPLTEERCDALGLQLMVGRNTALHATPFTVSVDLIGHGCTTGISASDRAKTILALVDPKTDPESLGKPGHIFPLRAKQEGVIRRAGHTEAAVDLARLAGFEPAGVLVEIMNEDGSMARLPDLEKVALRFNLKLISIKDLIKYRLKQESLITREIAVEMPTEYGKFDLYAFTQRSNGAQHLALVKGTWAEDEPVLVRVHSSCVTGDIFGSCRCDCGPQLHKAMQIIEKAGQGVIVYMNQEGRGIGLLNKLRAYKLQEQGRDTVEANLELGFAMDERDYGVGAQILRDLGVTKMRLITNNPKKRTGLIGYGLEVVENVPIEIEPNQHNQRYLATKRDKLGHTILKNK, from the coding sequence ATGTTTCATACCATTGAAGAAGCTGTTGCGGATATAAAAGCAGGTAAAATCGTGATTGTAGTGGACGATGAAGACCGCGAAAACGAAGGCGATTTTATCTGCGCCGCCCGCGCGATTACCCCCGAAATTGTGAACTTTATGGCTACCCACGGCCGGGGCCTGATATGTGTACCGCTCACCGAAGAACGGTGCGATGCGTTAGGCTTACAACTCATGGTAGGGCGCAACACGGCGCTGCACGCCACTCCTTTTACTGTTTCGGTTGATTTAATTGGCCATGGCTGTACCACCGGTATCTCCGCCAGTGACCGGGCCAAAACCATTCTGGCCCTGGTAGACCCGAAAACCGATCCGGAATCCTTAGGAAAACCGGGGCATATTTTCCCGCTGCGGGCTAAGCAGGAGGGCGTGATCCGGCGAGCCGGCCATACCGAAGCGGCCGTAGATTTGGCCCGTTTAGCCGGTTTTGAGCCTGCCGGAGTTTTGGTAGAAATCATGAATGAAGATGGCTCCATGGCCCGCCTCCCGGATTTAGAAAAAGTAGCTTTGCGGTTTAATTTAAAACTTATCTCGATAAAAGATTTAATTAAATATCGCCTGAAACAGGAAAGCCTGATTACCCGGGAGATTGCCGTAGAAATGCCTACCGAATACGGCAAATTTGACTTGTACGCCTTTACGCAACGCAGCAACGGTGCTCAACACCTGGCTTTGGTAAAAGGCACCTGGGCTGAAGATGAGCCCGTGCTGGTTCGGGTGCATTCGTCGTGCGTAACCGGTGATATATTTGGTTCTTGCCGTTGCGATTGCGGTCCGCAGTTGCACAAAGCCATGCAAATAATTGAAAAGGCCGGCCAGGGGGTAATTGTGTACATGAACCAGGAAGGCCGGGGCATTGGCTTGCTGAATAAACTACGCGCGTACAAATTGCAGGAGCAAGGCCGGGATACCGTAGAGGCTAACTTGGAATTAGGTTTTGCCATGGACGAGCGCGATTACGGCGTGGGGGCCCAGATCCTGCGCGATTTAGGCGTTACCAAAATGCGTTTAATTACCAACAACCCGAAGAAGCGCACCGGTTTAATTGGTTACGGTTTAGAAGTAGTGGAGAACGTTCCCATCGAAATAGAACCTAACCAGCACAACCAACGCTACCTTGCCACCAAACGCGACAAATTGGGGCACACGATTTTAAAAAATAAATAG
- a CDS encoding DUF4287 domain-containing protein, producing MSFQAYIDNIKTKTGKSPEDFKKLAEEKGFLQNGQLVKSAKATEITNWLKEDFDLGHGHAMAIYATFKGKTE from the coding sequence ATGTCCTTTCAAGCGTACATCGACAACATTAAGACAAAAACGGGTAAAAGTCCGGAAGATTTTAAAAAGCTAGCCGAAGAAAAAGGCTTTCTTCAAAACGGGCAACTGGTAAAATCAGCAAAAGCTACCGAAATCACCAACTGGTTGAAAGAAGATTTTGATTTGGGACACGGGCATGCGATGGCCATTTATGCTACTTTTAAAGGTAAAACCGAATAA
- a CDS encoding alpha/beta fold hydrolase produces MRLNFLNFCICLCCFVVLTQPSFAQAVHSTTPHKVGSYFTSFDGTQIYYEVQGEGQPVILLHGFRNTLENWKTKLLYQDLIKNNFKVVVLDLRGNGKSDKPPTVAGYEKDAEARDVMGLATALKFKNYQVAGYSRGAIITAKLLTLDKRISAAVLGGMGEAFTNPNWPRRLAFVHALSGKETSPDLEEFKKSAREQGLDLQTLLFQQQAQPSTSPAELAQLQIPVLVIAGQEDNDNGSAEKLGKLFKTATVKRVPGVHNNAWQNEQFAQAVLTFLQQNK; encoded by the coding sequence ATGCGCCTTAATTTTTTAAATTTTTGTATTTGTTTGTGCTGCTTTGTTGTACTTACCCAACCATCATTCGCGCAAGCCGTCCATTCTACTACTCCTCACAAAGTGGGTAGTTATTTTACTTCTTTTGATGGCACCCAGATATATTACGAAGTACAAGGAGAAGGACAACCGGTTATTTTGTTACACGGTTTCCGGAATACTCTGGAAAACTGGAAAACCAAGCTTTTGTACCAGGATCTGATAAAAAACAATTTTAAAGTAGTGGTCTTGGATTTACGCGGCAATGGTAAATCGGATAAACCCCCAACCGTAGCGGGTTACGAAAAGGATGCAGAAGCCCGTGATGTTATGGGTTTAGCGACAGCCTTAAAATTTAAAAATTACCAGGTAGCGGGTTACTCCCGGGGCGCTATTATTACGGCCAAACTATTAACGCTGGATAAACGAATTAGTGCCGCCGTGCTGGGTGGTATGGGCGAAGCATTTACCAACCCGAACTGGCCCCGTCGGTTAGCCTTTGTGCATGCTTTAAGCGGCAAAGAAACTAGCCCGGATTTGGAAGAATTTAAAAAATCGGCCCGGGAGCAAGGCCTCGATCTGCAAACATTACTTTTTCAGCAACAAGCGCAGCCCAGCACTTCCCCAGCAGAGTTAGCTCAATTGCAAATTCCCGTGCTGGTAATTGCCGGTCAGGAAGATAACGATAACGGGTCGGCGGAAAAGTTAGGTAAATTATTTAAAACCGCCACCGTAAAGCGTGTACCGGGCGTGCATAACAACGCTTGGCAAAATGAGCAATTTGCCCAGGCGGTTTTAACTTTTTTGCAGCAAAATAAATAA
- a CDS encoding glycosyltransferase family 4 protein → MKTLHLCNRVPFPPHDGGAILIYDVINNLHAKGIEVTVLAINTPKHFQPDYVLQDRARLITVFVNTNLSVVKAFFNLFTSIPYIFERFVSPAYTTRLIHLLQTETFDVIQVEGSQMAWYVPIIRQYSKAPVVLRAHNVEYTIWQRLARHEKNFLKKIYLRYTAREVRTFEQVYFNQFNVIAAITPDDKKRIQELGIATRVEVIPAGIELSRLSEIKATPSQPQTLFIIGSLNWLPNQEGINWFLQNVWPYISQKHPEVELHIAGSSPPESLLNLKIPRVTVHGFVPDAAAFMQQYELMLVPLLSGGGMRVKIVEGMGLGKCILTTPVGAEGIQVTPGKNILMAETATEWQKMLHQYLTGKLPVLQIAHHAASLIQEEYDNKLVIEKYMTLYSTIKSTII, encoded by the coding sequence CCTTCACCTTTGCAACCGGGTGCCTTTTCCGCCGCACGATGGCGGGGCCATCCTGATTTATGATGTTATCAATAATTTACACGCCAAAGGTATTGAGGTTACTGTTTTGGCAATTAATACCCCTAAGCATTTTCAACCGGATTATGTACTCCAGGACCGGGCTCGCTTAATAACTGTTTTTGTAAACACTAACCTTTCGGTGGTAAAGGCTTTTTTTAATTTGTTTACCTCCATTCCTTACATTTTCGAACGGTTTGTGTCACCGGCGTATACCACTAGGTTAATCCATTTATTGCAAACCGAAACTTTTGATGTAATTCAGGTAGAAGGGAGCCAGATGGCTTGGTATGTACCTATTATCCGGCAATATTCTAAAGCCCCGGTGGTATTACGCGCGCACAACGTTGAATACACCATTTGGCAGCGTTTAGCCCGCCACGAAAAGAATTTTTTAAAAAAAATCTATCTGCGGTACACGGCCCGGGAAGTTCGCACCTTTGAGCAAGTTTATTTTAATCAATTTAATGTTATCGCCGCCATTACCCCCGATGATAAAAAGCGAATTCAGGAGCTGGGCATTGCCACCCGCGTAGAGGTTATTCCGGCCGGCATAGAACTAAGCCGGCTTTCTGAAATAAAAGCAACACCATCGCAGCCACAAACTTTGTTTATTATTGGCTCCCTGAACTGGTTGCCTAACCAGGAAGGTATTAACTGGTTTCTGCAAAATGTCTGGCCATACATTAGCCAAAAACATCCGGAAGTAGAGTTACACATTGCTGGTTCTTCGCCCCCAGAATCCTTATTAAATTTAAAAATACCCCGCGTTACGGTACACGGCTTTGTACCCGACGCGGCGGCTTTTATGCAGCAGTACGAACTCATGCTGGTACCCCTACTATCGGGCGGCGGCATGCGCGTAAAAATTGTAGAAGGCATGGGTTTAGGAAAATGCATTTTAACGACTCCGGTAGGCGCAGAAGGGATTCAGGTTACACCCGGGAAAAATATTTTAATGGCCGAAACAGCGACCGAATGGCAGAAAATGTTACACCAATACTTAACCGGTAAGTTGCCCGTGCTGCAAATTGCGCACCATGCGGCTAGCTTAATTCAGGAAGAATACGATAACAAATTAGTTATAGAAAAGTACATGACTCTATATAGTACTATAAAATCAACCATAATTTAA
- a CDS encoding nuclear transport factor 2 family protein, whose translation MASYNTFNIDRMIQDLEEQVVFENIHNGEVTMVLTGLPAFKQQAEQAKTYFSARTPTIKSVKHWGETTEVEIDYKANLSQHLPNGLKKGQELLLTGKTAFQFSGNRLIKITDIS comes from the coding sequence ATGGCTAGTTATAATACCTTTAATATTGACCGAATGATTCAGGATTTGGAGGAGCAAGTTGTTTTTGAAAACATCCACAACGGGGAAGTAACGATGGTTTTAACCGGATTACCCGCGTTTAAACAACAAGCCGAACAAGCAAAAACGTATTTTTCCGCCAGAACCCCAACGATCAAATCTGTCAAGCATTGGGGTGAGACAACCGAGGTGGAAATTGATTATAAGGCTAATTTAAGTCAGCATTTACCGAATGGATTGAAAAAAGGACAAGAATTGCTTTTAACCGGTAAAACTGCGTTTCAATTTTCGGGAAATAGGTTAATTAAAATAACCGATATTAGTTAA
- a CDS encoding glycosyltransferase encodes MKILMLLSRVPYLLDKGDKLRAFYQLQKLSEKHEITLFALAEETDLLEEATLELQKYCRQVYLFPRPKASIFRNLAGAFQNKKPIQVNYFYDAKAQKQINQLIAEHQPDHIYCQLIRMAEYVRHIKNIPKTLDYMDAFSKGMQRRSEIAPFYLKPVFALEALRLKKYEAAVFPDFRYKTIISRQDRDFIAHSRHKDITIVPNGIQTSYFHPLDLPKQYDVVFTGNMNYAPNIEAAIFLVKKVLPLVKEQFPAIKILLAGANPSYQVQTLESAHVTVSGWMPDIREAYSSAHVFAAPLFIGSGVQNKVLEAMAMKVPCVTTQLVNNGVGAANNCHLLVANTPAEFARHIGTLLSNPALKEQLTKRALDFVHENYSWSKAVAPLEQVFDPEYENVEHS; translated from the coding sequence ATGAAAATACTGATGTTGTTATCGCGTGTACCTTACCTTCTGGATAAAGGAGATAAGTTGCGGGCTTTCTATCAACTACAGAAACTATCGGAAAAACACGAGATTACTTTATTTGCCCTAGCCGAAGAAACCGATTTGCTGGAAGAAGCAACTTTAGAATTGCAGAAATACTGCCGGCAGGTGTACTTATTTCCCCGACCTAAAGCCAGTATTTTCCGGAACCTGGCGGGCGCCTTCCAAAACAAAAAGCCGATCCAGGTAAATTACTTTTACGATGCCAAAGCGCAAAAACAGATTAATCAACTAATTGCCGAGCACCAGCCTGATCATATTTATTGCCAGCTTATTCGAATGGCTGAATACGTGCGGCACATCAAAAATATTCCGAAAACATTGGATTACATGGATGCTTTTTCGAAAGGCATGCAGCGCCGTTCCGAAATTGCCCCTTTTTATTTAAAACCGGTTTTTGCCCTGGAAGCCTTGCGCTTAAAAAAGTACGAAGCGGCGGTATTCCCGGATTTTCGCTACAAAACCATTATCTCGCGCCAGGACCGGGATTTTATTGCCCATTCGCGCCATAAAGATATTACCATTGTGCCCAACGGCATTCAAACCAGCTATTTTCATCCGCTTGATTTACCTAAACAGTACGATGTTGTTTTTACGGGCAACATGAACTATGCGCCCAACATTGAGGCCGCAATTTTTCTGGTTAAAAAAGTACTGCCCTTGGTGAAAGAGCAATTTCCGGCAATTAAAATTTTATTGGCCGGTGCTAATCCCAGTTACCAGGTACAAACCCTGGAATCGGCGCACGTAACCGTGAGCGGCTGGATGCCCGATATCCGGGAAGCGTATTCCAGCGCCCACGTGTTTGCTGCGCCTTTGTTTATTGGTTCGGGCGTACAAAACAAAGTTCTGGAAGCCATGGCCATGAAAGTGCCCTGTGTAACCACCCAACTGGTAAATAATGGGGTGGGAGCCGCCAACAACTGCCATTTGCTGGTTGCCAATACTCCGGCAGAGTTTGCCCGGCACATTGGCACCTTACTATCTAACCCAGCGTTAAAAGAGCAGCTAACCAAAAGAGCCTTGGACTTTGTGCACGAAAATTATTCCTGGAGCAAAGCCGTAGCCCCTCTGGAACAAGTATTTGATCCGGAATACGAAAACGTAGAACATTCTTGA